DNA from Daucus carota subsp. sativus chromosome 1, DH1 v3.0, whole genome shotgun sequence:
GAGAGTATGGTTCGATTGAGGAGTTTTGCTTGGACGATATGCTGAATACTTCTAATGATTGTAGTTTGGTTACTCAGATGGATGGGTTTTTCGACTTTTAAATATGAGCAGAGCAGGTATATTCATGTATGTGTTTTGGTCGATATATTCTTGTTTTAAATTTCCAGTTGAAGTAAGATTGCCAGATCTTTTGCTATAGTTTATGCCTGGAGCTATTGTGCTATTGTTGTTACTAATAGGAGATATTCATTGTAGATCATCATTGTGGCTAGTTTTCTCTTACATTTTACTTGGTTGAGATTTGAGTTAGATATTGGTTTGTTCAATATAATGTGGTTTCTATGAAGCAGAACAGAATCAACGTATTGGTATTGGCTTACATTAATCATTGTGATGTGCACTCATAAATTTAGAAGAGCGGGCAATTAATGTTTCTAGTTTATAAGACAAAAATAAGAAATCCCTATCATTATCATCTTCCATGCAAAGATGATGTTCCATTTTCATGAAGTAACTCACACAATGATTAAATGTCAATTGAGTTGTTCCATTATGGTTGTTCTACTGCTGTTTAAGTATTGTGttgatctattattaaaaaaaaaaaagtattgtgTCGATCTAGTGTTGTTTATAGGTATAGGCCCCTTAGACGCTTTAACTTTGGACAGAAGGACATGTGTTTAGATCTTAGTTTTTGTGATTTATGCAGCATGCCAAAATTAGGAGGGGGAGGGGTGGTGTTTAGAAATCCTGACTAGGTTGAAAAAAATAGATTACACGAGAGTTTTTACCATCAAATGTAACCTTTCTAGGAAATCTAATTATATAAGATTATTAGTTTGTAAACTTCGGATTCGAGTCTCGAAGTCAGGTCAAGATAAGTGTTTTTCTGTTAAGCCACTGAGTTTAGGAATAAGTGGAATAGTGGATAATGATCTCAGATGCACGCCACCACTTTGGATCAGCGTGCAACAGTCCTAAAAGCATAAGGGCACAAGGATCATGCAGCAAAATCTGGATTTGGGATCCAGTGTGATCCAGCAGCCGAGGCACATGCAGGATACTAGGTTCTGTGGATCTGGCATAAGACAACTGTATACTCTTGGAGATGGCAAGTGTTACAACTAAATAAATACATAGATACTGGTTTTGCAAGTGATGTTGGATGAACACCTATGAAAGATCAGATTTTATTCTTGCTTTCAATAGTCTTGGGGAGATGTAACTTAGAACTTAGTCATGGGGAGATGTAACTTTTGGTTAGAAATATTAGTGTCTAGGACAGTTTCGTGATTTATTACGCTCCTGAGGAAATTTCTGAAAGTACTGatcattcaagaaatatttgGTAAAACATACATTAACTATGTACTAAATTAATGATCAATCATTGACAAATATGTTGAGAagttttatttgtatttgtgTAGTAGTACACCTGCACTTCCAGACCCCCAGTTACACCTAACCTACCTGCTGGTTATAGTGCAGATCTACTAAACTAGCCAGTCTGGATAAATATTATTGCTATCTTTATACAATGAATTCATgaaagaattaaaataataaatgttaacAACATAATTGAGGTAACAAAGGTGACACTGGTTCAAGGCTTCACTATAATGCTGGTTATTTCGTGTTTGGGGAGGCCAAGAACATGCTCGAACATTACTGGAGAACAAGGTAAGGTTATGGGCTCCTCTGAATCTGCAATCTCATCCTTGAATTGATCTAACAATGCCTGAAGCCTTGTAGAAGATAAACGTTTTACTGGAATCGCGTATCTTTTATGTTCTTCTCCGACGTATATGGGGAAGCATCCGCTGGGGACGCTTACTCTCCCATTGCTGTTTTCAGTACCAGAGTATCTACATCCTCTATGGCCAGTGCCTGTTATCTTCTTAGAAAAACCCAAAAACTTTTCAAACAGTTTGGCCATGGAGACCAACCAGAAGATAGAtcaaatagataaaaaaaaaaataggcgAGCTTCGAAATTATATGCAAAGAATTGTGTTGGTGTATATGAGTATGTTATGTGTATATCAGAACGTTTGTGAATCTAATCGTATATGTCTCTATTTATAGTATGTGATATAGGAAGATGCTAATTTACACAATTTCGTGTTGCCCGTGAATCGTCTATTTTGTCTTCTGAAGTTTTGGTAAAACCTGTAACCGTGTACATATATATCATACATGATGATATAATCCTCAAATGGgtgcatatatattatatatgcatgtgaaGAAAGTATATAGAAGGAAAATTCTTGGAATGCCATATGGCGTCGAGGGAGAAGGCTGATGAAATTCAAAAGTTTAAAAAGGTTAATAATATGACTTCAAGAAAATGATGTGTGATATGTAGTCGTAGAAATTGAGTTCACGAGTGTTATGtgtccaataaaaaaaaaaacaagtcgTAGCAACTTGCTGCAGATGTCATTGATTATGTAAATAGTAAATACTGCCCATGTCACATTTCCATGAGCTACTTCCTCAGTTCCATGAAGCAGTATATATGGTACGAATATTTAAAAAAGGTTTAATTTAgtgaaaaataagaaaaatggaTAAGTGATGATcaactaatatttaataaataaaatgagtGGAATGGAATAAAATAGTGATTGTAAttgaaattttgtattataaaattgaACGGCAGGAGATGGTATCTATGATTTTTATGTAGTACTAATAGTTTTTGCTACCCTAGTATTACGGCTAGATTTAATATCCGTGTATGTCACAGTTCGCAGGAAAAAGAGTTTGGTGCATGAGTCTTCAGTTCAAACTTTAAGTTTTGCAAGTTATAATTGGAGTGCAGCAAAACCCTCTCAAATAGGGTTGGAAATGAATCAAGTTGTTCGTGAATAACCTAAGCTTGGTTTGACTCAACTTGTTATGagtttgaataataaattgtatTTGTTGAGAAACTTGAGTCGAGTATCATTCGTATCCGATTTGAGCTCCATTCGACTCGAACTCGACTTGGTAAAATAGAATATGAATAAAAGATCAATTCTTAATATGTgagaaatattatgaaattatattttatagaagtctCAAAATGTGctggaaaaataatataaagaacATGCTGGAACAAAAGGGTACAAATTTGAGGTCATATAGAAATTTAGTTTGTCTGGAAATATTATACAGCAGTGGAGGGGAGAGAGGTACTTTTCTGTTTAATGTGATCTGAATCACAGAATTATATCATAAGcagtttattttattattaaataaatattaatatttgagttGTAGTAAGAGGGATTTTCTTCGGGATCATATAGGAAAATTAATTTGTCTGGTAACATTATACAGCAGCAGTGGAGGGGGAGAGGTTCTGCTTTTAGGAGTAAACACTTAAGGATATCGAATTTTCGCAGatttattatttgtataaatttatatagttttattttaatgTCGAATGATATGTTCTTTTATACTCAGGCGGGTGATATATACatcccactcatttctatatGGTTTcatttttgggatgtcccatattttttcaaaaaatgataattttttaaaatataaaattacatcCACTATCTTTTCCGCTATCTCCTTCTATAATATCTAATAGAAACACTATTACACAAGTATTACTTTCCTTCATAATctcttattaaaaataaattgctcttattttttttatcaatttttcatctatttttactcatttttttacttttttcttaTCTTTAATGTCCAAATTCAATGCATATTATTCATCGGGACCGAAGCAGGATATACTAAGGCGGGGTGCTGTGTGCGCATTGTCCAATGGACCAATGGAGTCGTGGCCTTGATAAGGTTTACGCAATTGTGCTCTGCATGGTTTGCATGCATGCTCATTTTTACTCGTATTGACGCTTTTGTAAAATGACTATAGGGATTAATAACTAAACACGAGAAATCGATAGTGTCGTAGGAAGCACGAATCATATTTAATTGATGAATGTAAAAAAAGCAAATTTGATTAACTACATAATCAAAGCAGATAATCAAAGCAGCTGGAATCATATTTGGTCGAAAGGTAAGAAATGACCTAATCAGATAACCGAAGATTTAATCTGTTAAGCGAGTTGTAAAACATGAATTAACCAAGATCAATCATCGATATTTGAAATAATACTTGAAACTATCAATTATAAGACAAAGATGAAAAATTCATTACAAATTTACATGGGTGAAAAATAACCCAAAAATGAGCACACTAACAAAAAATTCACTACAAACTAAACATCCTCCTAAATTCTAATATTAAGACCCTGAGTAAATTCTTCCACAACCATGGCTCAACTTTTGGTGTCAAGCTGGTCTCTGCTGGCAACATTCTCTCGATCATCATCGTTTTGGAGCTCAACTGCTTCACTAACTTAATCATACCCAACTTTTTCTCCCCTTTGTACTTGTCTCTACAATATTCTTCTTCTCCGTTTCTTGAGGATGATGAAAAGAATACCGGAACTGATTCCCCTGAGCTCATATGACCTCTATGATcttccctttcttcttcttcttcttcttcagctaATAAATGCGGCGGCGTCATCATCTCCGATCGTTCCCATTCTTCCATTGAGATGCCGCGTTCATGGTAATCAGCTCCTGCCATAGCAAGTGCTTCAAATGAAATGGACATTGTGATTTCTGAATCTATATATTCGGAAAATGGTTACTATAGACAGAGAGAAATATTGTTATTTGCTAGGAATGTGTAAAATTATGAGGAACTAGTTATTGGTtattacatgcatatatataatatgtgcaTGCAGCTCTGAGAGGAGAAGGTATATTTCTTGTCAAACATGTAAAGTTAAATTTAGGGACATAGATAGAATTTTCTTCGATAGGTGTTCACATCTGGAACAAGGTAGACCGGTGTTTCGAACAAAAACAAGCTGAGATTTGGAAAATGATTATTTCTCGTGATCATGTTGATTTTTTCGGGGTTTGTTAATGGTAAAACCAGTTGCATTCAAATGTTATACTCAAGAGTAGCCAGCAACGCGATCGAAAATCTCTAATTAGATTAAAATAATACTTCATCGGTTCCCCTTAATTGTTTACGGAGGACGGGACCAGCCACACCTTTTAATATTCTCATAAGATATAACTggaataattgttattttttctcCTGGATAAAAATTCAATGcttaaattttatatagaaaagaaaatttttgggAATAAGATATGAaacttcttttatatatatatatgttttaaaattccGTGCCGAACattgaaaaaaattgtgaaGAAATCATAAGTACAAAGCGATTATTAATTTTCAGATATAATATTGCTTCCGTTCGAACTAGTATGAGATTGATTTCAGTTCACACACGTGATAGAAATTAAAAATCGAAACTAAActattgaattataatttatttaagatatatctaaaattttgataaatgaaattaaatcagacgaaaaattaataaaaattaatcaaactcttaataaatcaaatatttttaaaacatacCTGTCAGAAACGAATTTAACGTTTGGGACCATTTCTTCTTGCGATTTGTCTACAGCTAGTTAATGTTAAGacttcattttatttaattaaaacttTGTTTCAATAATGTCAAAAGAAAGATGTGAACTACTTGTTGTATGTAGTACAAGTACGGAGAATCTTAGGTTTGGTCAAAACCGGAgttttgaacttcaaaatgTGTAATGCAGAGTAGTCTAGTCTAAGCAGTTCTCACGGGTATTGCATAAACTTCTTTCCACAGGCGTCAGTTACGATGTCACGCCTACTTTCTTAGCTTACGAGTACCACACTATCGATTACTCCCTCCGATCTCAGTCAATTATTTACATTTGGTTTGAACATAAAActtaataaatatgtataaaatagtgtgaa
Protein-coding regions in this window:
- the LOC108223215 gene encoding uncharacterized protein LOC108223215, which codes for MSISFEALAMAGADYHERGISMEEWERSEMMTPPHLLAEEEEEEEREDHRGHMSSGESVPVFFSSSSRNGEEEYCRDKYKGEKKLGMIKLVKQLSSKTMMIERMLPAETSLTPKVEPWLWKNLLRVLILEFRRMFSL